In Spirochaeta isovalerica, the genomic window AGGGCGGCTGTGAGCAGAGTGAAACCGATGAGAGTTTTTTTCATCGGTCCTCCAGCGCTTTCACCAGAGAGCGCAAACAGTTTTCAGCGCTGCTTTCCTGTTCACGGGAGAGCGGGGCTGAACCGTAGCGGACCTGTTCGAAAAGAGCCGTGAGACATCTGGTCTCTTTTGAAGGGAGTCCTTCCATTTCCAGATGCCTGCTGAACTCCTGGGGAGTCATGGATGCCGATCGGACAATTCCCGCTTTCTCTTTTACATAGATGATCATTTCGTCATAACAGCGGAGAATGATATCGCTATAATCCGATCCTTTTTTCATGGAATCAAGAGCATTCTCCGTCACAGTCAACAGGGTTCTGTCTTTATTCTCTTTCAGGAAATGCCGGACTTTTCTCTGAATAAAAAAAGCGGCGATAATAAAGAACGATATAATAAGGAAAGAGATAAACCATGATAATTCCCTGGATATTTCCGGAGCAATGATTTCATTTTTTTCAACCGGGCTATTGAGTTCCTCTCCCATGATATCCTCGCCCATATCGGTCACAATCATTTCTCCGTGTTTATCTTCGGATTCCTCTATGGCTGAAGAATAAAAAATGGGCAGAATCAAAATGATGAGAGACAGACCTATAAGTGCCCGGACTATAAAAAATCTTCTGACTTTTTTTGAAACCATCAGCATAAGCGCCAGGAAGATAAGCGCGGCAATTGACAGGGGGACGGCATAGAGTGAAAATATCTTTCTGATCCCGATATTGGCATCCCGGACCAATCCGGCCTGGCTCTGAAAAATCTCATAAAATCTGGCTATGAGATCAGAAACACCTTCCGACTGAGAAAAGGGATGGGAGGATATAGGGTGTCCGTTATGAAACTCCGGTTCCCCGATAGATGAGATAAGCAGGATGATTAAAAAAACAGACGCTCCGAAAAGCATTCCGGAGCGCGTGGAACGGCGCATAGCCAAATTGTACAGGGAAAATTCCCGAAAGACAACAGCGCCTTTGATTCTGGAAAGATTATCCGGCCATGCCGAATCGTTTAAAGTAGTCGAACCACTTCTGTTCCGGGTTCTGAATTTTCAGGAGTTCATCGAGAGATTCTTTCTCATCGACCTTTTTTTCAATAACTCTGTACATATGGAGGAGACTGGACGATTTGATATTGCCGCCGCAGTGGATGAAGATTTTCTCTCCCTCAAGACCATCGAGAATGGCGGAGAACATTTTGTAATGACGATCCCTGAGGTTCGAGCAATCCACGGGAAAATGAACATAATCCATACCCAGTCCTTCGACAAGACCACCTTCTCCGGGGAGGAAGTTGGGAGTTGACACGGGAGAAATATTGACAACAGCAGTAAATCCTTTCTCTTTCAGAAGCTTTATGCCTTCAACACTCGGCTGTGCTCCGGTTGCAAAATTTTCATCGTGATTGTAAAAACGGGGTAATTCCTTGTTATTCATATAATAAACCTCTAATCAATAAATTCTTATCTAAATTACATCTCTATATATAATAAAGTTCATATATAATGTAAAGTATATTTATTAAAATATTTGAAAATTATTGTCTTTAATTGAGACAGAGTTTTATCAGGATCTGCATGAGTTCCGGAAAAAATCTGTATCATAAGGTTTTCAGGCATTTCCGGTCTATAATAAGCCTATGAGCGATGAACATAAAAAAATGATCTCTGAGATAAGTTCGGTTTTGAAAAAGCTCGATCTGGAAAGTCTGGCCTTTATTCGGGAACAGGCCGGCGTTCTTCTCTATAATATGGAAGTCAGAGAAAGAAATAAAGAAAACCGCGAACTGTCGCAGCAGAATGAATCCCTTATTCATAATTCTCCTGAAAAGGATCAGGCAATCTATTTCGAGCAGCTGAAAAACGGCAAATTTTTTAATCTCTGCATCGGTAAGGAGCACATCTTCATGGATTACAAAGAGATTAAAGCTTTACTGAAAATTGCCTCGGCTGCAGAGAATCCCTCTCAAGGAGCCCTCCGTCTCTACAACTGGTTTAAACGGGAGAGAAAAGATGTTCTGATCGATGCCCATATTGGCAGCGCTTCCCATCGGGCTCTCCTGTCTATATACAGAGAACTCCTTGATACCTTTGATTAGAATCAGATAACAGCCAGCTCTTCGACCGTCTTTCCAAGAGTTTTTAAAAACTCATCAACCTCTTCGAATGTCGTATCCCTTCCGATTGAGACCCGGACTGAAGAAAATGAAATTCTGCGGTCAAAACCCATAACTGTCAAAGCAGCTGTTTTACTTTTTTTATTTGTCGAGCAGGCGGAGCCGGTTGAAATGGCAAAACCTTTTTCATTGAGGACTCTGGCCAGAACCTCACCGGGAACGGGAGGAAAAGAGAGGGATAGAATATAATCACAGTAATTTTCTCTCCGGGAAACTCTTTCCGGGGGAAGAATTTCACCATTCGGGATCTCAGAAACTCCTTCGAGAAGCAAATCCATCAGTTTTTTCATGGATTTATGATCCTCCTGCAGGGAAAGTTCCAGAGCTCTTGTCATGGAAGCAATTGATGCCAGGTTTTCCGTTCCCGGTCTCATTCCCCGCTCCTGTCCACCTCCCAAAAATAAAAACTCTCTATCTTTTTTCAGGAAGAGGATTCCGATTCCTCTCGGTCCGCCGAATTTATGCGCGCTGAATGACGCGCTGTCTACATTATATTTCTGAAGATCGACCGGGATTTTTCCCAGAGCCTGAACCATATCGGAATGGAAGTGGATCGGTCTTCCGTATTTTATTTCGGCCTCTCTCACAACAGCAATAAGTTCCTCTAGTGGCTGAATGACTCCGGTTTCATTATTGAGAAGCATAACAATAACCATGCGGGTTTTTTCATTAATTGCCTTAGCCAGTTTTTCAGGATGGATCAAACCGGCTTTGTCGGGGTTAAGCTGTTTCACTTTAGCGCCCATTTTAGCCATATTCTGAACCGGAAGTCCGGCAGCGGGGTGTTCCAGGCCGCAGACGATGATCTCTCCTTTGTCTCTTGTTTTTAGAAGAGAGTAGATAATCATATTATTGGATTCCGAACCGCCGGATGTGAAAATAATCTGATCGGCTTTACAGTTCAGCATTTCCGCGCATTTTTTCCGCGATTCATTGAGAAGAGCTTTTGCTTCCAGACCCGGTGCGTGGGCGGAAGAGGGGTTGCCGTATATGTTCTTCATTGTATTGGCCATGACGTCAATGGCTTCCTGGTACGGGGGCGTTGTGGCTGCCCAGTCTAGATATATCATAGGTTTATAATAATACCTTGAATAAAACTTGTATATATCGCAATTATGATATATGATTTCCAATTATGGAAAAATGCTGTTCAGTTGAAGAATTAGAAGATTTCGCACACAAGTTAAAAGTCTGTGGTCATCCTCTCCGTCTCCAGATCCTTTTGCTAATCGAAAGAGAAGACGCTTGTGTTTCCGACCTTTGGAAATGTCTGGAATTGCCCCAGCCTGTTATCTCTCAGCATCTGGCTGTCCTTAAAGACAGAAATATCGTAGAATCGGAAACCGACGGCAACAGAAGAATCTATAAAATTATCGACCCTTTCGTTCAGAAGATCATTCAGGGGTTTGAAGTGGATGAGATGGATAATTAAGCTGATTATATTCAATTAAATTTGTATGACACCCCAACTATAGGGGTATAAAAAAGCATCAGGATTCAATCCCGATGCTTTTTTTTTCATCTATTTTATTTCTGTTTATAGTGAAGGACGATGAAAAGAATCGCAACCACTAGCCAGCTGGATAAAACCAGGAAAAAGTTATGTGAGCCGGTCGATTCGAAAATTATTATGACAATTCCCAGAATGAGACTGAGTCCGTAGACTATGGCAAGGATTGTCCTGTTTTTCATTCCCATATCAAGAAGCTTGTGATGGATATGATGGCGGTCGGGACTGAATATGTTTCTCTTCTCCCGGCTTCTTCTCCAAATGGCAGCTACCACATCAAATATCGGAATAATCAGCATTGTAATAGGAAGAACCAGAGAACTCGGACTGTCCGGGGAGGTCGCGATCGGTAACAAGGCGAGAAGAAAACCTATCAGCAGACTACCGGAATCTCCCATGAAAATTCTGGCCGGGGGAAAATTAAAGAACAAATATCCGAATAAGGCTCCCACGAGAGAGTAAGATATGATAGCGGAGATAAACTGGCCGTTAATCAGAAAAACAAAACCGAAAATCATAGATGCGATGATCCCGATTCCCGAAGATAAACCGTCAAGACCGTCTATCATATTCAGTGCATTTGACAATCCTACGAGCCAGAGAATAGTCAAGGGTACGGAGAAAAATCCCAATTGTATTGTATAATTAATAAAGGGGATTTCAATTTGTGTAATAAGAGCTCCGGCAAGGACTGCGACGATTGATGCCAGAACCTGTCCCACCAATTTGTAACGGGCCCTCACCTGGGCAAAGTCATCGAGAATACCAGTTGTAAATATTATGGCAATTGATAAGATCAAAAGCGGTATATTGATTTTTCCCATTACGAAGATAAAAGAATCTTTTGTCAGCATTCTGACCAGAAAGGGAGAGACGAAAGCGGAAATCATAAAGGATGTGAATATGCCAATGCCGCCAAGCCTGGAAGTATCTTCGGTATGTATTTTCCTGTGATCTATTTCATCAAAGAGGCCGTGTCTTCTTGAAAGAAAAATCAGGATTGGAGTCAAATATAGATTGATCAGAAAGGCAAAAGATGTGGCGATTCCAATCAGAAGAATTATTGAGTTATTCAATGAGAAGTCCTCTTTTTAATTAAAAACGATTGAGTAACTATACAACACATAAAATGATTTATCCAGTTCTGACGTAAAAGTAATCAGTAGGAAAGAGAAGTATCTATATCGATTTCCCATTTATCACCGCTGTCCCAGTTGTATTGCCCCAGATCGATCCCCACAGTACCCCTTAAAGTGAGGGCATTGAGTTTATCGATATACAGAACAACATCAAGACCGGTTCCGTAGACAAAACTGTCCTTTTCTGCAAAATTCATTTCATAATCCCTGATCATATCGTTTCTGACATATCCCAGATTGAAATAGGGAATTATAAGTAATTCTCCTATGCCGTCCCAGTCAATGGCTGATATGCTCAGGTCGAGACTGAAGAAGAGGGCTTTGTCTCCAAAGAGCTGTTCGTCCCGCACTCCCCTGATCTTCGATCCCAGATCCTCCATTCTTCTGTTGAAAGAAATCATGGCACCGGCCAGAGCGGAAAGATCAAAATGTTTGTTTATTCTCCAGAAATACTTAACTTCCCCCTCAATCGACGAAGAGAAATGGAGAGGGGCTTCCCGTAAAAAGTCCGTCGATAGAGTCAAGGTGTTTTTCAGTTCCGCCGCAAAGCCGTTTCTGAAATTTCCGATCCAGTCAACCGAGTCGTATCCCAGCGAATGGTTCCAGTTGAAATACATGATATCCAGATCGGGATTCTCCCCGGGAGTTGCTTCATAAGGCACGAGCTCTCCGGTCGCCTGATCTGCTTTAAACCCGGTTACGGCGTAATTGAATCCGATCTCTGGAGCCATCCTGTAATAGAAATCGTCGGAAATGGATATCTCCGTTCCCGCGCTGACGCTGTCATTGTGGTAGGAGTCCTTTTTTATTATGGTATTTTCCAGAATGACTTCCGAAGGAAGAACCAGATCTCCTCTGGGGCTGTCTGTTATGAACTTGTGGCTGTATTTGAGATCAATATCCATATTTCCTATGGGTATACCTTCTATTAGCGGCGTGATATGCCAACCCGGAATCGTAATCCGGCCGCTTTCCTCATCTTTTATAATGTCGATATTGCCTGACAGGTCTCCGTCAATAAGAGTTCCGAACATATTGTAGTAATAGAGATGCAGCCCCAGACGTCCGCCGGTATTGGAATTGTATTTGGGATAGGGGATGGGATAGAAGGTTATCGAATCTTTTATATGTAGACTGACTTTGTATTCCCATGATTCACTCTGGGCATCTTTTTTCTCAATGCTGTAGTCCACCTCTTCAAAAACCCTCATATTCACAAGATCCTGAACAGCTGAATCCATATACTCTGCTAAGCTTTCCAGAGAATCAAATCTCATTCCTTCGAACAGATCGATTTTTCGCAAAAGAGCGCTTCTCTTAGTTGAGCCATCGATTTCAGTACTTATTTCGGAAACGACGACAGGCTGAGTCATGCTGTTTCCAGAAAGAATTATGGGAAAGCTGATTAAGGCGGACAGGATCAAAAGCACTCTGAATATTGTCATTTTCATATACATATCAGGATAATTTAACACACAGAACTCCGATAAACAAGCTTGTGCAAAGAAAGCCTGTTGTCTATACTTTCCCCTATGAACGATATTCGTACTTTCCATTTCGGACCTTATACAACCAGAACATTTTTCTGTTCACCCGAGGAAGTGCTCGAAGATGCGCTGCTTGTTTTTGATGACAATACGGCCCACCTCTTTCCCAACCGCAGCCAGCGTCAGTCAGTCATTCTCCCACCGGGGGAGAAGGCTAAAAACTGGGCATCAGTTGAACAGATTCTCGAAAAGGCTGTCGAAGCCGAATACGGGCGCGACGGATGTTTCGCCGGAATCGGCGGCGGTGTGATCTGTGATATGACAGCTTTTGCCGCATCGGTATACATGCGCGGCTGTTCGGTTATTCTTGTTCCCACGACTCTTCTGGCTATGGTCGATGCATCTCTGGGAGGGAAGACGGGAATCGATTTTGCAGGATACAAGAATATGGTCGGGTCGTTTTATCCGGCTTCGGAAGTACGATATTGTCCCGAATTATTGAAAACACTCCCCGAACGGGAGTATTTGAGCGGACTGGGGGAAGTCATAAAAACCGCCATGCTAGGCGACCGTGAACTTTTTGATATTCTTAAAGAGAATAGAGAGTCGGTGCTGGCCAGAGACCCACAGATTCTGACAGATATAATAAAGCGCTGCATCATGGTTAAGGGCCGGGTCGTAGAAGAGGATCTCCGCGAAACCGGGGTCCGCGCCACCCTCAATCTCGGCCATACTTTCGCCCACGCTCTGGAATCCGTTTCGGGCTTCAGTTCCTGGTCTCATGGCGAAGCTGTTGCCTGGGGACTGCTCATGGCTATGGAAACCGGCGTGGAATTGGGCATTACCGACAATTATTATGCAATTGAAGTGCGAAAAATGCTTGAGGAATATAATTTCAGACTTTATGCTGAATTTAACCCCGATGAACTTATCACTGCCATGAGTCAGGATAAGAAGAAGAAAGGGGGAATTGTGAATTTCATTCTTCAGGAAAGAATTGAAAAGACTTTGATCAGAGCTGTAGATAGAAATATTATACTGAAGGTTCTGAATAGAAATCTGGAATCAGCAGGTGACAAGTGAAACTGAATGGCAACGTTTTTAACAAGTTTATACAGAATATAGATTCGAAGCAGATGATTTTCAGGGAAGGTGATTCGGGAAATCAGATGTTTCTCATTGTTGAGGGAGAGGTGGAAATCCGGAAAAAGACAACCGAGAAATCCACAACGACACTGGCCACTTTGAAAAAGGGAGACTTTTTCGGAGAAATGGCCATGGTGGAACGGAAGCCCCGGTCAGCTTCGGCTATTGCCGTGACGGACTGCAAGCTTCTGGCCCTGGATCAGAACGCCTTTATGACACTGATCGAACAGAATTCAGATTTTGCCGTCAGGATGATCAAAGTACTGGCGACAAGATTGAGACGAACAAATCTTCTTGTTGAACAGGTTATGGGTTCCGATATCGAAAAGCAGGTTTTTCTCGGGATTGGAGACTATTTCAGCCATACGGGATCCATGACTGACCTTTCCGCTAATAACGGCGTTATGATCACTGTCGATGATTTTGCCAAGTGGGCGTCAAGGCATCTGGGGATTCCCGAGAGCTCCATTCCCAATGCCATAGCCGGACTGATAAAGAGGAAAGTCGTTCACAGGGTCCCCGGTTCCGACGATGATACTCATGTATTCATCGAGAAGCGTATCATTCTCAGGATGCAGTAAGTTTTCCCGCAAAGGCCTCCAGTCTTGCTTTAATCTCTTCGTTAAAACTCCTATCGGACAGTCGGGCTTCCATCATGGCTTGATCATTTTCTTTATCTTCAGCCGGTAAAATCAATTCGATGGGGAATGCTTCCATAAGTCCGGCTTTTTTACCTATCATCTCTTTCAGTTTTCTGAATACGTGACTGTAGCCAAACTTATCCTCTTTTGTTGAGTCTTTGCTGCCGCAGCATGTTATGAAATGCAGTCTGTTAATCTGGCTTATGTATTTTTTCAGAAAATCATTGAGCGGGGAGACGATCTGCCCCATCCAGATAGGTCCGCAGAGAATCACCGAATCATATGAACTGAAGTCTTTATCGATTTTTCTGATACCCGAGCTTAACTTTGTCAGCGATGAAAGAACCAGAAAGGGGAAGGCGGAAAATCTCGGGTGAATTTCAATGGCTTCGCTATTTAAAGCCAGGGCTGTTTTTTCGGCGAGATATCTGTTATTTCCCGTATGTGAGTAATAGACTACAACGCTTTTCATAATTTTCCTCCGATTTAATCATACAGGTATCTTATAACATCTGTGAAAAGAAAATTCCGTAAAATGACATAAATGTCAAAAAGACCGGCACTGCTTTTCTTCCTGCTGCCTTATTCTCTCTTTAGCAGATGGCACGCAATTTGCATTTTCTTTTCCTTAAGGGGAAAGATTTCATGAAAAGATATCCCGTTCTGATACTTCTTATTGCTGCAATGCTGACAGGCTGCTCCGGCAAAAATGATAGTGAAACGATTACTGTTTTTGCCGCAGCCAGCACATCGGATATTATGGAAGGCATTTCCGTTCAGTTCAGAAAAGACGGCGGAAGCGAGGTCCGCATCAGCAGCGCATCGAGCGGAATGCTGGCCCGTCAGATAGAGCAGGGCGCCGAACCGGATATTTATATTTCCGCTTCTGAGAGCTGGATGGATTTTGTCAGAGATCTCGGGGTAACGGAGGAAATCCTGCTGCTGATGGGAAACCGTCTGGTTCTTATTGCACCTGAAGATTCATCTCTTGACCCCTTCAAACTTGATGAAAACACGAATCTGCCGGAGATTTCCAAAGGATGGTTTTCCATGGGAGATCCGGACCATGTTCCGGCGGGACGATACGGAGAAGAGGCTTTGAAATATTACAGATGGTATGAGGATCTGAAGCCGAGAATTCTTCCCGCGCCTAATGTGCGGGCCGCTTTATCCGTAGTGGAACTCGATGAGGCTGATCTCGGGATTGTATATCTATCGGATGCCATGAAGAGCGAGATGGTAAAAATCCTTTCCCTTTTTCCTGAGGAATCGCATAGTCCGATCCGTTACTACTGTGTTCTGCTCAGGAACAGTGGGAAAGCAGCCAGAGTTTTTTTCCAGTATATTCAGTCAGCTGCTGAAGTCGAAGAGATGATTGAAGATTCCGGTTTTACCCGGTCAGTGAACTGAAGGAGTTCCATTGGACTTATCGCGTATTTCTACAATTGTGTTTCTCTCGGTAAAGACCGGTTTTGCGGCTATAGCGCTGAATCTGCCTGTCGCCTTGATCGCCGCCTATTATCTGGAACGTAAACTCAAGCGAGAATCTCCATTTATAGAGGGTATTATAAATCTCCCCCTGGTTATGCCGCCGGTCACGACCGGTTATCTTCTGCTGATTGTTCTGGGGAAAAAGGGAATCATCGGTTCGTTTTTTTATTCGGTTACGGGTAGATCGCTTGCATACAGCTGGACGGCGGCTCTTCTCGCTTCAATGATTGTCTCTTTTCCGCTTATTATCCGCAGTATCAGGACGGCCATGGCCATGGTGGACCGCCGGCTGGAATTGGCCGCCATGACTCTGGGAGCCGGCGGTTTTTCCTTGTTTATGCGCATAACCCTGCCTCTGATCCTCCCGGGGGTGATCAATGGTCTGTTGTTGGGGTTTGCCCGCAGTCTGGGAGAATTCGGAGCGACAATCACCTTCGCCGGCAATATAGAAGGAGAAACCCGGACGATCCCGCTGGCGGTTTATTCATTTCTGCAGATTCCCGGAAAGGAAAAAGAGGCGTCATTGCTGGTTCTCATTTCCATAGCCATCTCTTTCGGATCCCTGTTTCTGTCATCACATCTCTCCGGGAGGATTAATCATGAGTCTTGAATTTGATCTCACACTGGCAAGGAGGGAATTTGATCTTCATCTATCGGGTGAATTCGGCAAGGGGATAACCGGTATTTTCGGCCCTTCCGGCTCGGGTAAGACATCGTTTTTCAATCTTTTAGCTGGAATTGAGAAACCGGAATCCGGCTTTATACGGCTTAATGACCGAGTCCTGGCCGATGTGGGTAGAAAGGTCAGCGTTCCCATTCACAAAAGGCGAGTCGGCTATGTCTTTCAGGACAGGCTTCTGTTTCCCCATCTGACAGTTCGGGACAACCTTCTGTTCGGCATTCCCTATACCGCGAAAACGGGATTGTCTTTTGATGAAATTGTCGATTTTCTCGATCTGAAGCCGCTGCTGAAATCAAAGCCTGCCAGAATTTCAGGGGGAGAACAGCAGCGGGTCGCTATAGGACGGGCCCTTTTGTGCACTCCCGATCTGCTTTTACTCGATGAACCCTTTAATGCTATTGATTACAGCCTAAGAAGTTCAATCCTCGCGACGATCAGGGAACTGGGAGAAAAAACCGATATTCCGGTTCTGGTTATCAGTCATGACAGAGAGGATCTTGTTACTCTGAGCGACAGATTGTACCGCCTTTCCGGGCGGGGACTGAACGGCTGTAGAAAATTCAACCTGCAGAATGCCGTTAAAATCGGCTGATTATTTATCTCTGTTGTAGATGACGGGCATCTGTCCTTTCCATTCTTCCCACAGGTCTTCTCGGGTAAGAAGTTCCGCTATAAAATGAGCCACATTGATTCGGCTCGTTCTACCGGGATTGAAGACAGGACTTCTCACTGGTGACGCACTGAGATCATAGTCTCCGGGATCCGGTTCATCGATCAGAGTGTCGGGCCGAACGGCAACCCATTCAATTGATTTATTGTCATTTCCTATCTCTTTCCTGAAATACTCTGCGGCTTCTTCATTGTCTGATTGGGGCGGCACCAGAAGCCTCATGAGAGAAATTACCAGTGATTCTCCGAAAGTTCGTTCTTCATTGAGATTTCTATTCAGGTTCGCTGTTGTGTTCATCAGAACAAATTTGAAAGGAAGCCCCGAATCTCTGCTGCTGGCAGACCGGCAGACTTTTACCGCCGCATCTCTGACCAGTTTCCGCGGCGGACCGAAAATTCCCCTGATAGTAAGATTGTGCCCGAGACACGAAGCTGCTCCGTCACAATCTTTGAGATACCCTGCCATTTCCGAATCTTCCATGTCGAGAATCGGAGATTCGATCGTTATCAGTTTAGGGTGATTTCTTATTTCGTCTTCCAGTCTTTCTGCTGACCGTACGACCGCCAAAACGGTGTGTTCTCTCTCCAGCAGCTGCCTGATAAGAAGACGTCCCGTTGCTCCTGTACCTCCGGTCACAAGTATTGTCATAGCTGTAGTTCTCCCTTCCTCTTTTCCCTTAAGTATAAATTAACAAAGATGAAAAACCGGACAAAATCTCATGACATCTTTGTAAACAAAGGTTTTACATTTGTGTCAAATCGGATCTGAGTACCCGATTCTCTTCGACATTTTTGTCAAAACATCTGTTTTCTCCACTTAATTTCACCTTTTTCGAAACTGGCACATCCCTTGCATTACCAGTGTCATAAACCTTTTTAAGCGAGGAAGAAAAAGATGAGAAAGATAGCCATTTACGGAAAAGGCGGGATCGGGAAATCCACAACCACGCAGAATACTGTTGCCGGTCTGGCGGAGATGAAAAAGAAAATCATGGTCATCGGGTGTGACCCCAAAGCGGACTCCACGAGACTTCTTCTGGGCGGTCTGGCTCAGAAAACAGTTCTCGATACCCTGAGGGAAGAAGGGGAAGACATCGAGATGGATGATGTTATCAAAGATGGATACGGCGAAACCCGATGTGTCGAATCGGGCGGTCCCGAGCCGGGAGTCGGATGTGCGGGCAGGGGCATCATTACATCCATCAATATGCTCGAACAGCTGGGCGCTTATGAACAGGATCTGGATTACACGTTCTACGATGTTCTCGGGGATGTTGTATGTGGTGGATTCGCCATGCCGATCCGTGAGGGGAAAGCGGAAGAGATTTACATCGTCGTTTCCGGAGAGATGATGGCCATGTACGCGGCCAATAACATCTGCAAAGGTATTGTGAAATATGCCGATGCCGGCGGGGTCCGTCTGGGCGGTCTTATCTGCAACAGCCGTAAGGTTGATAACGAGAGAGAGATGATTGAAGAGCTGGCCAGAAAGCTGGGTACGCAGATGATCCATTTCGTCCCCAGAGACAATATGGTTCAGAAAGCCGAGATTCACAGAAAAACAGTAATCGATTTTGAACCGGTTCACGGTCAGGCTGACGAGTACAGAACGCTGGCCAAAAAAATAGATGAAAACAAGATGTTCGTCGTTCCCACTCCTCTGGAGATCGAGGATCTGGAACAGCTGCTGATAGATTTCGGAATTGCCAACTAAGGAGGAGAGCGAAAATGTTAATGATCAGATCAATAGTCAGACCGGAAAAGAGCCAGGAAGTAATGGACGCTCTTATGGATGCCGGATATCCGGCCGTCACCAAAGTGAATGTTGCCGGAAGAGGACAGCAGCACGGATTGAAAGTCGGAGAGGTCATCTACGATGAGCTTCCCAAAGATCTTCTGATTTCCGTCATCAAGGACAAAGACAAA contains:
- a CDS encoding ATP-binding cassette domain-containing protein, with the protein product MSLEFDLTLARREFDLHLSGEFGKGITGIFGPSGSGKTSFFNLLAGIEKPESGFIRLNDRVLADVGRKVSVPIHKRRVGYVFQDRLLFPHLTVRDNLLFGIPYTAKTGLSFDEIVDFLDLKPLLKSKPARISGGEQQRVAIGRALLCTPDLLLLDEPFNAIDYSLRSSILATIRELGEKTDIPVLVISHDREDLVTLSDRLYRLSGRGLNGCRKFNLQNAVKIG
- a CDS encoding NAD(P)-dependent oxidoreductase, encoding MTILVTGGTGATGRLLIRQLLEREHTVLAVVRSAERLEDEIRNHPKLITIESPILDMEDSEMAGYLKDCDGAASCLGHNLTIRGIFGPPRKLVRDAAVKVCRSASSRDSGLPFKFVLMNTTANLNRNLNEERTFGESLVISLMRLLVPPQSDNEEAAEYFRKEIGNDNKSIEWVAVRPDTLIDEPDPGDYDLSASPVRSPVFNPGRTSRINVAHFIAELLTREDLWEEWKGQMPVIYNRDK
- the nifH gene encoding nitrogenase iron protein; amino-acid sequence: MRKIAIYGKGGIGKSTTTQNTVAGLAEMKKKIMVIGCDPKADSTRLLLGGLAQKTVLDTLREEGEDIEMDDVIKDGYGETRCVESGGPEPGVGCAGRGIITSINMLEQLGAYEQDLDYTFYDVLGDVVCGGFAMPIREGKAEEIYIVVSGEMMAMYAANNICKGIVKYADAGGVRLGGLICNSRKVDNEREMIEELARKLGTQMIHFVPRDNMVQKAEIHRKTVIDFEPVHGQADEYRTLAKKIDENKMFVVPTPLEIEDLEQLLIDFGIAN
- a CDS encoding P-II family nitrogen regulator, which translates into the protein MIRSIVRPEKSQEVMDALMDAGYPAVTKVNVAGRGQQHGLKVGEVIYDELPKDLLISVIKDKDKELVINTILGIAKTGKAGNYGDGKVFVSPVMESYTISSGFKED